The genomic region aaaatataataaaataatcacttttaagaaaattatacagtttatcgtattaataattatcataaagcTTACCCTTTTAAGAAAAGATAAGAAGCGTTAAGTGTGTTTATGTgcttatcaaaacaattattatgGGAAACAATGTAGTTTCAATCAATCTTTACTATTTTCGACAATGCCAATAGTGCAGTTACATttctgagattttaaactttcatgtaaaaagaataagattgttgaaaaatattgattggaaccaaagttataccttctcaaagttgaaagtATTCCAgactaaaaaatgtgtttacctATTTTACGAAATCGATGTGTTTAAggtttaaatactaaaataaaacttctaaaaaatgaatttcttctaatagttacaataatattttacagttaCATTGTCTCCACGTTTTGACATAGAAGCATGATTGACCGacagatatatatttctaacatattatgttagaaattacaaatgtgtgctcctatggtaaaacataGAGGCAACCATTATCGAATACcctgtgtgtatgtatatgtgtatgtgtatatatatatatatatatatatatatatatatatatatatatatatatagtaataataataataataatatatgacaaTATACAATTGAATTCACGTAGTAAAGAATTAGTTCAACAATTCTTTCCattgtattcatttaaattcataCTAAAATAGAGCTTCCAAAAAGTGAATTTCTTGTAATagtttagataatattttacacTTCTTGTACTTCGAATTAATGCAAAACAGGAAATATCATACAAACTGTTTatcttgttataattataatatatatgtctacatatcaaatacataaatcaaatttaacaaaaaaagctatattttggttaaataaatttaaaaataagtttaaaattaaaagaaagagagaaggggggaagagagagagaaagaaggactttatataaatacaaaactaTGCTAataacagaatatttttatgaaatcaaacaattcctttttaaaactttttaaacattaaaagcTGTtccttaattaatttcaaaaatgctaaattaaaataattatcccttattaatattaaatgacatGAGAGATAGTCaatgttttagaaaaataaatatttacggaTTACATGATTCAGGTTTGAATTTAATTCCAGATTTcatctattatttaataaaattcgtaattattttcaataaattcctataataaaatctataattagcaattagatattaatacttatatagttattatagttactttcgttttttacaaaaatttgattataaagaaaaattcaagtttACCTCACTTTAGTATTAACTTCTTACTGTATGCAAAACCGATACATATCCAACTGATGTTTTTAATAActgaaaaacatatttttttaagtaatacaaataacaattaagaataataaaagtcGCCAATACTCTTATAGGTTTTCTACAGTAACATGCTCTTATTTCTCAGAAACTTTAGACATACTGCATTAATACAAAATCagctaaatttataaaaacaattaaacacaaattttttaccaaattaaatagaaaaagggTCATGTAACaagattttgaaataatattttttatataactttacatacaattttcaatttattcgaACCTCGTgctattacttttaatttcaaatatagcacttgaaataaactaaaacaatataatcaaaatagaattaaattaaaagtaattttaatatattactgaTGCTAATTAATATCTCTAAAATTCCTTCCAACcccaaaaaagtaaaaaatctaCGTGGAATTTGACTTTACATGGAAGGTTGAAAACTCATgtccttttcttcttttgtcAGTTTTCACTTTTTTACTACTCAATCTTagataattaacaattttttaatgaacagTAAGTGACAGCTAAAACCTTCCAAAAGTCACTCAGGACCGTGATCTTAACAACATACGTTagtgttattttttaagttttacttttaagtttaatttgaaaaatatagttCAAAACAAAGTAGTATAACAGTATTAGCAATCTtcttgtacatataaaataatatttattgtaataaataaagataaaatacaacaaaagattaagagtttttgttttttaaatacttaataaaaataactaacttaataaaaactaagtaaaaaatattataaaattttagtatgaaataaattttaatataattactctCAAATATGATATCATACACTGCAAAATGTTGTCATCGTTAGAGGAAATATTTTTCCAGCAGTAAGATTGACCGGTTTAGAGCCTCTTATCATTAGAAACAATATGCTTCGAAGTACTTGTGGACTCATAGCGTACCATTTATTACTATATGCcgcataatatattttattacacttaaaaataaagtattttagataaaaattaattataaaatttaattactaattaaataaaaataacttattaaataaaaattaatatactaatCACACACagatttatatctttatttttcgacgttgtatattttattacaatgaacaattcaaatttttaattctgcaAATTTACGAGAAATGTTTGTAatagctaattaattaaaaattaaataaagatattgacaattttgaatatatagaaattaatattattttattagcgCATGTGATAAGTATTAGtctatgttataaattaattactccttgcataaattatatataatttatagatatagatacaacgtatttacatattttgtaacaaatagaaaaaaatattattttacctcGGCAACTAAAATCTCACCAACAGCGCAATATAGGCACATAtgtgcaaatatattaattacagtgGATACAAAGTATGCCAAATGAGAGAGTGATATATCATTTCCTTCATCAAATAgctaattaaataaagaagagacaaaagACTGATTTCTcctatatttacaataattcaaaagtttataataaaatattatgcaagtttaaaagtttttcgactaagttaatttttcgtaaataaaagattcaatttattcaaattttatataagctTCAAAATACTACAATACTTACAGAAATGATCATGAAACCATAAAAAGCAAAGTGCAtcgcaaaatatacaaataagaaaagaaGAATTACATTATACGCATCTTCAATAATGTCAATagctctataaaaaattatctacattacatattaatatgtaCAGGAGTATTTATCGCATATATTGCAAATggattattgtaatttataaatagattattttaacttataaaatatcaaaccTAAGCAAGTGGATATGTCTTGTTATACAACTTTTTAGTATCTCGTGagagtttatatatttatcaaaacttGTTAAACGATTCTTCAAAATATCTAACTGACCACATATATGGAAAACCAGTAGTCCAAGAAAATTATCAATTCCACTATAGGACATCATagcaacaataatataaatagattgGCTAATAAATGTCAATTCATACTGTGGACTTTTTGTTACATCGTAAATGTAATGAGTTTGTAAAGGCAATGGTTTGCCTGGATCAGTAATATTGGTCGTAGTTCTCATCGATATTCCAAAGATGGGTAGAATGATAACAAAAACGCATGCTGTTCCCATTATGCAATatgagaatataataataatgcgtGAAATTCGTGCTCTCCTGATCATTAAGTTTTTTTCTTGCacactttttaactttaaccaATCCTCCAGGATCATATTCATGATCGGTACGAGAGCTTAAATAATGTcaatatttaaactaatttgaaaattaacagatttaacagattattaaaataaaaaagctaatatcaaaatttaattatgagcgataaaaaggaaaaaaattaaaaaatctgttttttttttattaaaaagaaataatattgtaaattatacagggtgtcaaaTAAAGTTCGCCAGTGGTCTCGTGTGTTGATAGAGCAAGTTAAACTGAACAGAAAAGTCATGTACAGTTTTTCAATACTCGCAACaattaccgagataaaaattagtaaagtcggTAAGCGCGTAGATCGTGCGGTCCCCGCATGCAGTGGATAAAGAAAGTACGCGCTCGCCGactttactaacaataagtttatctcgttaactattgcaaatattaaaaaccggtacaggacttttctacTCAGTTTGACTTGCTTTATCAGCCCACGAGACCACGGGCAAACTTCATTtgataccctgtatgtataagAAACATTTActgtttcataaaataaatcaattatttaaacgcatatatatatatatatatatatatatatatgactatttgtatttttttattactacatGTATGTGTAAATTAATGGAATtaaattgtgtaaaaatattaaccttagatgtatatatttgttcaaatagtatcaaaatatttttaatgtgaaaaataGGTACGGAATATTTATGATTTGAATGTAGAACACACATTAAAATTACTCGTcatattaaatatagaataatatGTTTACATACTTAACTACGGTTATAAAAATATCTCCagttatttttgaatataaatgtatactttcatttaaatattaaatactattttctaatatactatttataaattaatcatcGCTGTATATTATAGTTCGAACagaatatcataaataaataaatggttAAATTACGTCTACCTTCTCTTTTCCaccaaaaaattacgatttttatcGAACAGCTTATAGCCGGTAAAGTAAATTGCAAATTGTCTATCATTAGCATGATGTCTCcataaattcttattaatgaATGTATAGATGGAATCAGAACGCCACATGTTATTGCCAATAGAGCGACAAGTACTCGTAAATTGCACATTAACCTTTGTCGAAAATTTTGTGCAATCCAAGGCCAGAGACCAATCACATTTAAAGTAAAACGATTTAGTTTTACTTCCCATTCGAAATCTACCTGCAGAAATCTTAATCAGTCCaaagcattataaaaattacttgcaTAAATTCGTAAAACATAAAtgaaatcattattaaataagcaaggataaaatattaaaaaatgtaaaacacaaaaaataatatttagaaacgGTTCAAATTTTGGTGTCACAcaagaaagtaataaataacaataataaaatatttgtacaagatttcaaattaaatatagttaATGTTTTGTAACAATATAGTCTaagacaataatataaaaaaattttaatttctgaatgTGTTTATCTTACAAATTGTAAAAACacttgtattaaaattttctcagttagaagtataattattaaaatataataaacaccTTGGTATCCGTTATATTTTGAACTTTCCATGTTGGATGTTGTCTGCAGACTGACGTCTACTCCTCTCTCATAAATTGACGTAACCTCGTAGCTcagtaaaaaacatttctttcacATGTTCTcggtaataattttcaatagagACGAATAATCAACCTgtgaaaaaagtatattaactATGCACCCTCATTTAAAGTTTCCGCCACTGCAATATCGAATATCGTACGAAACATttgctaacaaaaaatatagtATCCGCGATAAATGTCGTAGCAAAAAAAAGTGCAAATGTATGGACTTACTTTTCTATAATCAGCTATAGCTTGTAACTATAGCTAGCAATAGACTATAtgcaatat from Solenopsis invicta isolate M01_SB chromosome 7, UNIL_Sinv_3.0, whole genome shotgun sequence harbors:
- the LOC120358247 gene encoding odorant receptor 43a-like, with amino-acid sequence MESSKYNGYQDFEWEVKLNRFTLNVIGLWPWIAQNFRQRLMCNLRVLVALLAITCGVLIPSIHSLIRIYGDIMLMIDNLQFTLPAISCSIKIVIFWWKREALVPIMNMILEDWLKLKSVQEKNLMIRRARISRIIIIFSYCIMGTACVFVIILPIFGISMRTTTNITDPGKPLPLQTHYIYDVTKSPQYELTFISQSIYIIVAMMSYSGIDNFLGLLVFHICGQLDILKNRLTSFDKYINSHEILKSCITRHIHLLRAIDIIEDAYNVILLFLFVYFAMHFAFYGFMIISLFDEGNDISLSHLAYFVSTVINIFAHMCLYCAVGEILVAECNKIYYAAYSNKWYAMSPQVLRSILFLMIRGSKPVNLTAGKIFPLTMTTFCSLLKTSVGYVSVLHTVRS